From one Rosa rugosa chromosome 4, drRosRugo1.1, whole genome shotgun sequence genomic stretch:
- the LOC133742572 gene encoding nicotianamine synthase-like — protein sequence MASLQITKMESEIPTELLIAHIMQLHASISKLDSLRPSKQVNSLFTQLVKLCTLPSSLDIHDLPEEVQIMRESLISLCSRAEGLLELEFATLLGKTSQPMNNLNLFPYYGNYVLLANLENKILNDSGVVHPNKVAFIGSGPMPLTSIVMATHHMKSAHFDNFDIDDKANEVARRIVASDADLEKRMKFETRDIMKVRERLAEYDCIFLAALVGMNKEDKVKILGHIRKYMKDGSFLLVRSAKGARAFLYPVIEEHDLLGFELLTIFHPNNEVINSVVLVRKPIF from the coding sequence ATGGCTTCCCTCCAGATCACCAAGATGGAATCCGAAATTCCTACTGAGCTTCTCATAGCTCACATTATGCAACTCCATGCAAGCATATCCAAGCTCGACTCCCTTCGCCCTTCGAAGCAAGTCAACTCCCTCTTCACCCAGCTGGTCAAGTTGTGCACTCTTCCATCTTCGTTGGATATTCATGACTTACCCGAAGAGGTCCAAATTATGCGCGAGAGTCTCATTAGTCTCTGCAGCCGAGCTGAAGGTCTGTTAGAGCTTGAGTTTGCCACACTCCTAGGGAAAACCTCTCAACCCATGAACAACCTTAATCTTTTCCCCTACTATGGTAATTATGTCCTGCTGGCCAATTTGGAGAACAAAATTCTTAATGACAGTGGGGTGGTGCATCCTAACAAGGTCGCCTTTATCGGGTCAGGACCAATGCCTCTCACTTCCATTGTAATGGCTACCCATCACATGAAGTCCGCTCATTTCGATAACTTTGATATCGATGACAAGGCCAATGAGGTGGCTCGCCGGATTGTTGCCTCAGACGCTGATCTAGAGAAGAGGATGAAGTTTGAAACTCGTGATATCATGAAAGTTCGGGAGAGGCTTGCCGAGTATGATTGCATATTTTTGGCCGCTCTGGTGGGAATGAACAAGGAAGACAAGGTGAAGATTCTCGGGCATATTAGGAAGTATATGAAGGACGGAAGCTTTTTGCTTGTGAGGAGTGCGAAAGGGGCTAGGGCATTCTTGTACCCTGTTATTGAGGAGCATGACTTGCTGGGCTTTGAGCTTTTGACAATCTTCCATCCCAATAATGAGGTCATAAACTCTGTTGTTCTTGTGCGCAAACCTATCTTTTAA
- the LOC133744545 gene encoding uncharacterized protein LOC133744545 gives MNNLWDQIRRSQDEDDEEMMATNAIVIAAVAEESGNQHRGRGSHPGRAPNEERLREERGKGMLADYFVDRPVFKDPVFRTRYRMSLNLFKRISTDLCQYDRYFVQRSDATGKVGLLPEQKMTAALRMLAYGAGVDQCAEYCRMAKSTSVAALQHFTRGIVDLYSAEYLRAPTAADLRRLLAKAERRGFPGMIGSIDCMHWQWKNCPTGWAGEYSGRKQIPTIILEAVASYDTWIWHAFFGMPGACNDLNVLAKSLLFNELTAGRAPLIQFQVNNRAHSLGYYLADGIYPRWATFLKTVRNPTRPKEIEFAKAQEGYRKDVERCFGILQSRFGIVRGAARGWHKEDLRYIMLTCIILHNMIVENERPEDSDDELESDDEEANNMRPRIAEVWEGPTGRDFDPVGRDAHHMNGFMDRYQQIRSDQSHSNLQEDLIQHFWEFQGNRSI, from the coding sequence ATGAACAATTTGTGGGATCAAATTCGACGGTctcaggatgaagatgatgaagagatgaTGGCCACCAACGCCATTGTCATCGCTGCAGTTGCAGAAGAATCTGGAAACCAACACCGAGGGCGCGGTTCTCATCCGGGTCGTGCACCAAATGAGGAACGACTTAGAGAAGAAAGGGGCAAAGGTATGTTGGCCGACTACTTTGTCGACCGGCCAGTGTTCAAAGATCCGGTGTTCCGAACACGTTACAGGATGAGTCTCAATCTCTTCAAGCGTATATCTACTGACCTTTGCCAGTATGATCGTTACTTTGTGCAAAGGTCAGATGCTACCGGCAAAGTCGGACTGCTTCCGGAGCAGAAGATGACAGCTGCCTTGCGAATGCTTGCTTACGGTGCAGGGGTAGATCAATGTGCTGAGTATTGTCGGATGGCGAAATCCACCTCCGTCGCAGCCCTTCAGCACTTTACACGAGGAATTGTTGATCTTTACTCAGCAGAATACCTCCGCGCTCCTACTGCAGCGGACCTCAGACGACTTCTTGCCAAAGCTGAGAGGAGAGGTTTTCCAGGAATGATTGGGAGCATCGACTGTATGCATtggcaatggaagaattgtccGACAGGTTGGGCTGGAGAATATAGTGGTAGGAAACAGATCCCCACTATCATCCTGGAAGCAGTCGCATCTTACGACACCTGGATTTGGCACGCATTCTTTGGAATGCCCGGGGCATGCAACGACCTGAACGTCTTAGCAAAGTCTCTGTTGTTTAATGAGCTTACCGCCGGTAGAGCACCTCTGATCCAATTCCAAGTTAACAACAGAGCTCACAGTCTAGGGTACTATCTCGCCGACGGTATTTATCCTCGATGGGCGACTTTCTTGAAAACTGTTCGAAATCCTACACGCCCCAAGGAAATCGAGTTTGCAAAGGCTCAAGAGGGGTATAGGAAAGATGTAGAGAGatgttttggtatattacagTCAAGGTTTGGTATTGTTAGAGGAGCTGCTCGTGGGTGGCATAAAGAGGACCTTCGATACATTATGTTAACGtgtattatattacacaacatgatTGTCGAAAATGAACGACCTGAAGACAGCGATGATGAGTTGGAGTCCGATGATGAGGAAGCTAACAATATGAGGCCCAGGATTGCTGAGGTATGGGAGGGACCAACCGGTAGAGACTTTGATCCTGTTGGtagagatgctcatcatatgaaCGGATTCATGGACCGCTACCAACAAATTAGATCTGACCAAAGTCACTCCAACCTTCAGGAAGACCTCATTCAACACTTTTGGGAATTTCAAGGCAATAGGAGTATCTAG